In Tripterygium wilfordii isolate XIE 37 chromosome 15, ASM1340144v1, whole genome shotgun sequence, one DNA window encodes the following:
- the LOC120017096 gene encoding putative gamma-glutamylcyclotransferase At3g02910 codes for MGIENGGSESEDATTKIHLVFTYGTLKRGFGNHSLLQDLMRTGDAVFKGTYQTVQKYPLVCGPYMVPFLLNFPGVPGSRTVSGELYAVSARGLVPIDELEGTTQGHYERLPIEVVVVGPNDDGGEKRVWAEAYYAHGNYAAEMWRKNGNRGLGEYSDKEAKGYVKRKDRPQHVSFLDQIHVFVTSSTSSSVDY; via the coding sequence ATGGGCATTGAGAATGGAGGATCCGAATCCGAAGACGCCACAACAAAGATTCATCTGGTGTTCACGTACGGGACCTTAAAGCGAGGCTTCGGGAATCATTCGCTTTTACAGGATCTCATGCGAACCGGGGACGCCGTCTTCAAGGGCACATACCAAACAGTACAGAAATATCCCCTCGTGTGCGGGCCATACATGGTCCCTTTTCTACTCAATTTCCCGGGCGTCCCTGGTTCCCGCACTGTCTCCGGCGAGCTCTACGCCGTCTCCGCCCGCGGCCTCGTCCCAATCGACGAGCTGGAAGGCACCACGCAGGGCCACTACGAGCGATTGCCCAtcgaggtggtggtggtggggccCAATGATGATGGTGGAGAAAAAAGGGTGTGGGCAGAGGCTTATTACGCGCACGGGAATTACGCGGCGGAGATGTGGAGGAAGAACGGGAACAGAGGGCTTGGGGAGTATTCTGATAAGGAAGCAAAGGGGTATGTAAAGAGGAAAGATAGACCACAGCATGTGAGCTTCCTGGACCAGATTCATGTCTTCGTCACATCCTCCACTTCTTCTTCTGTTGATTATTAA